One Stenotrophomonas sp. SAU14A_NAIMI4_5 DNA segment encodes these proteins:
- a CDS encoding ABC transporter permease subunit produces the protein MSASGLKRWLPGTRATVIGIPYLWLLLFFAVPFLIVLMISFSHSRVGSPPYTWLLQYVDGAFSLKLNLENYLALFRDSIYAQAFLSSIKIAAISTFLTLLIGYPMAYAIARLSPAARNVAMMLVVLPSWTSFLIRVYAWKAILDRNGLLDQFLQFTGLQSLMTSMGLPKLQLIDTPTAAYIGIVYCYLPFMVLPLYANLVKHDNRLLEAAYDLGAKPWQAFLRITLPLSKAGIIAGCMLVMIPAVGEFVIPEMLGGSETLMVGRQLWNEFFNNRNWPGASAMAVAMILLLLVPILWFNRSQQRLLEGKQA, from the coding sequence ATGAGCGCTTCGGGCCTGAAGCGCTGGCTGCCGGGCACGCGTGCCACGGTCATCGGCATTCCCTACCTGTGGCTGCTGCTGTTCTTCGCGGTGCCGTTCCTGATCGTGCTGATGATCAGCTTCTCGCACAGCCGGGTCGGCTCGCCGCCGTACACCTGGCTGCTGCAGTATGTCGATGGCGCGTTCTCGCTCAAGCTCAACCTCGAGAATTACCTCGCGCTGTTCCGCGATTCGATCTACGCCCAAGCCTTCCTCAGCTCGATCAAGATCGCAGCGATCTCCACCTTCCTCACCCTGCTGATCGGCTACCCGATGGCCTATGCCATCGCGCGCCTGTCGCCGGCCGCGCGCAACGTGGCGATGATGCTGGTGGTGCTGCCGTCGTGGACCTCGTTCCTGATCCGCGTGTATGCGTGGAAGGCGATCCTGGACCGCAACGGCCTGCTCGACCAGTTCCTGCAGTTCACCGGCCTGCAGTCGCTGATGACCAGCATGGGCCTGCCCAAGCTGCAGCTGATCGACACTCCCACGGCGGCCTACATCGGCATCGTCTACTGCTACCTGCCGTTCATGGTGCTGCCGCTGTACGCCAACCTGGTCAAGCATGACAACCGCCTGCTGGAAGCGGCCTACGACCTCGGCGCCAAGCCGTGGCAGGCCTTCCTGCGCATCACCCTGCCGTTGTCCAAGGCGGGCATCATCGCCGGCTGCATGCTGGTGATGATTCCGGCGGTGGGTGAATTCGTGATCCCGGAAATGCTCGGCGGCTCGGAAACACTGATGGTCGGCCGCCAGCTGTGGAACGAGTTCTTCAACAACCGCAACTGGCCGGGTGCTTCGGCGATGGCGGTGGCGATGATCCTGCTGCTGCTGGTGCCCATCCTGTGGTTCAACCGTTCCCAGCAGCGCCTGCTGGAAGGGAAGCAGGCATGA
- a CDS encoding ABC transporter permease subunit, which translates to MSPRSAKGLGLGVLLLGFAFLYLPILLLMFYSFNSSRLAMVWAGFSTRAYSDLFADRALMDAMWTSLVVAFWTACTATVLGTLAAMVMTRFRRFRGKQVFGALVTAPLVMPDVILGFSLMALLASMGAIPGFPARGLATIWIAHVTFTLCFVTVVVSSRLQEMDLSLEEAAMDLGASRLTVFGRITLPIIAPALVAGWLLAFTLSLDDVVVASFVATPGSTTLPMKVFASVRMGISPKINALATLLVSAVSVAAVIGWYINARAEKRRQRDLQLARQDNG; encoded by the coding sequence ATGAGTCCGCGTAGCGCAAAGGGCCTGGGCCTGGGCGTGCTGCTGCTCGGCTTCGCCTTCCTGTACCTGCCGATCCTGCTGCTGATGTTCTATTCGTTCAACAGCTCGCGGCTGGCGATGGTCTGGGCCGGGTTCTCCACCCGCGCCTACAGCGACCTGTTCGCCGACCGCGCGCTGATGGATGCGATGTGGACCAGCCTGGTGGTGGCGTTCTGGACCGCCTGCACCGCCACCGTGCTGGGCACGCTGGCGGCGATGGTGATGACCCGCTTCCGCCGCTTCCGCGGCAAGCAGGTGTTCGGTGCGCTGGTCACCGCGCCGCTGGTGATGCCCGATGTGATCCTCGGCTTCTCGCTGATGGCGCTGCTGGCCTCGATGGGCGCCATTCCCGGCTTCCCCGCACGCGGCCTGGCCACCATCTGGATCGCCCACGTCACCTTCACCCTGTGCTTCGTCACCGTGGTGGTGTCCTCGCGCCTGCAGGAAATGGATCTCTCGCTGGAAGAAGCGGCGATGGATCTCGGCGCCAGCCGCCTGACCGTGTTCGGCCGCATCACGCTGCCGATCATCGCCCCGGCGCTGGTGGCCGGCTGGCTGCTGGCCTTCACCCTGTCGCTGGATGACGTGGTGGTGGCCAGCTTCGTTGCCACGCCGGGCTCGACCACGCTGCCGATGAAGGTGTTCGCCTCGGTGCGCATGGGCATCAGCCCGAAGATCAACGCGCTGGCGACCCTGCTGGTGTCGGCGGTGTCGGTGGCCGCGGTGATCGGCTGGTACATCAACGCGCGTGCAGAGAAACGGCGCCAGCGCGACCTGCAGCTGGCCCGTCAGGACAACGGCTGA
- a CDS encoding NAD-dependent succinate-semialdehyde dehydrogenase, giving the protein MTVEIVNPATGQITYRHELIGAAGIEQRLQAAAEAFPVWAERSLQDRGAILKSIAAQLRARRDDLQQAMTGEMGKLKAEALAEVEKCAAACEFYADHAADYLKPQIIDTEAQRSYVRYEPIGCVFAVMPWNFPIWQVFRFLAPAFMAGNVALLKHASNVPQCADLILAVCRDGGLPAGVFDVLHIDNDQAAEVLRDARVKAVTLTGSERAGRSIASNAGSQLKKSVMELGGSDAFVVLDDADLDKTVAAAVKSRFDNSGQTCIAAKRFIVVEAVADAFTQRFVDAAGQRRYGDPNDGATTLAPMARADLRDELHKQVQASVAKGARVLAGGEPIAGTHAGYPATVLDQVGPGMPAYDEELFGPVAAVIRVKDEAEALRVANDTRFGLGGSVWTGDVVRGERFAQRMECGAAFVNAIVKSDARLPFGGSKESGFGRELADHGIHEFMNIKTVYVA; this is encoded by the coding sequence ATGACCGTCGAAATCGTCAACCCGGCCACCGGCCAGATCACCTACCGCCATGAACTGATCGGCGCGGCCGGGATCGAGCAGCGCCTGCAGGCCGCTGCCGAGGCGTTCCCCGTGTGGGCCGAGCGATCCCTGCAGGATCGCGGCGCCATCCTCAAGAGCATCGCCGCCCAGCTGCGCGCACGCCGCGATGACCTGCAGCAGGCAATGACCGGCGAGATGGGCAAGCTGAAGGCCGAGGCCTTGGCCGAGGTCGAAAAATGCGCGGCCGCCTGCGAGTTCTACGCCGACCATGCCGCGGATTACCTGAAGCCGCAGATCATCGACACCGAGGCGCAGCGCAGCTACGTGCGCTACGAGCCGATCGGCTGCGTGTTCGCGGTGATGCCGTGGAATTTCCCGATCTGGCAGGTGTTCCGTTTCCTCGCCCCGGCCTTCATGGCCGGCAACGTGGCCCTGCTCAAGCACGCCAGCAACGTGCCGCAGTGCGCCGACCTGATCCTGGCGGTGTGTCGTGACGGTGGCCTGCCGGCGGGTGTGTTCGACGTGCTGCACATCGACAACGACCAGGCCGCCGAGGTGCTGCGCGACGCGCGGGTAAAGGCGGTGACCCTGACCGGCAGCGAGCGGGCAGGGCGCTCGATTGCCTCCAATGCCGGCAGCCAGCTGAAGAAATCGGTGATGGAGCTGGGCGGCAGCGATGCCTTCGTGGTGCTCGACGATGCCGACCTGGACAAGACCGTCGCCGCGGCCGTGAAGTCGCGCTTCGACAACAGCGGGCAGACCTGCATCGCGGCCAAGCGCTTCATCGTGGTCGAGGCGGTGGCCGATGCATTCACCCAGCGCTTCGTCGATGCCGCCGGCCAGCGCCGGTACGGTGATCCCAACGACGGCGCCACCACGCTGGCACCGATGGCCCGCGCCGATCTGCGCGACGAGCTGCACAAGCAGGTGCAGGCCAGCGTGGCCAAGGGCGCGCGCGTCCTGGCAGGCGGCGAGCCGATTGCAGGAACCCACGCGGGCTATCCGGCCACGGTGCTCGACCAGGTGGGCCCAGGCATGCCGGCCTACGACGAGGAACTGTTCGGGCCGGTCGCGGCGGTGATCCGGGTCAAGGACGAAGCCGAGGCGCTGCGCGTGGCCAATGACACCCGTTTCGGCCTGGGCGGCAGCGTGTGGACCGGCGACGTGGTGCGCGGCGAGCGCTTCGCTCAGCGCATGGAATGCGGTGCGGCCTTCGTCAACGCCATCGTCAAGAGCGATGCGCGGCTGCCGTTCGGCGGCAGCAAGGAATCGGGCTTCGGCCGCGAACTGGCCGACCACGGCATCCATGAGTTCATGAACATCAAGACCGTCTACGTGGCCTGA
- a CDS encoding magnesium and cobalt transport protein CorA, with protein MAGMSLPASASASAPASNNPACVINCVHYDDQGKRHDISLDAISDVIASGNGFVWVGLFDPNDDVLLKLQDEFCLHDLAIEDARNAHQRPKAEAYGNSLFVVMTTAQMVDERIQYGETHAFLGPRFLVTVRHGASLSYAPVRARVEREPQLLKMGASYCLYAVADFVVDNYLPITTRFRDTLDLLEKDIFAETYKRSTVTRLYELKRELNKMRMAVAPLQDVLAQLRRYQGDLIPDEVKLYVRDVHDHAARISDVIDTLREMLGTALSVNLSLVTLAQGETVKRLGAWAALLAAPTLITSWYGMNFSHMPELNQPWSYPLMIVGVAAVCVGLYRLFKRARWL; from the coding sequence ATGGCGGGCATGTCATTGCCCGCCTCCGCCTCCGCTTCCGCACCCGCATCGAACAACCCCGCCTGCGTCATCAACTGCGTCCACTACGATGACCAGGGCAAGCGCCACGACATCAGCCTGGACGCCATCAGCGATGTGATCGCCAGTGGCAACGGCTTCGTCTGGGTGGGCCTGTTCGACCCCAACGACGACGTGCTGCTGAAACTGCAGGATGAGTTCTGCCTGCACGACCTGGCCATCGAGGATGCGCGCAACGCGCACCAGCGCCCGAAGGCCGAGGCCTACGGCAACTCGCTGTTCGTGGTGATGACCACCGCGCAGATGGTCGACGAGCGCATCCAGTACGGTGAAACCCACGCCTTCCTCGGCCCGCGTTTCCTGGTGACCGTGCGCCACGGCGCATCGCTGTCCTACGCGCCGGTACGCGCGCGGGTGGAACGCGAGCCACAGCTGCTGAAGATGGGGGCGTCGTACTGCCTGTACGCGGTGGCCGATTTCGTGGTGGACAACTACCTGCCGATCACTACCCGCTTCCGCGACACGCTGGACCTGCTGGAGAAGGACATCTTCGCCGAGACCTACAAGCGCAGCACGGTGACGCGCCTGTACGAGCTCAAGCGCGAACTGAACAAGATGCGCATGGCGGTGGCGCCGCTGCAGGATGTGCTGGCGCAGCTGCGCCGCTACCAGGGCGACCTGATTCCCGACGAAGTGAAGCTGTACGTGCGCGACGTGCACGACCATGCCGCGCGCATCAGCGATGTGATCGACACCCTGCGCGAGATGCTGGGCACGGCGCTGAGCGTGAACCTGTCGCTGGTGACGCTGGCGCAGGGTGAGACGGTGAAGCGCCTGGGTGCGTGGGCGGCGCTGCTGGCCGCGCCGACCCTGATCACCAGCTGGTACGGCATGAACTTCAGCCACATGCCCGAGCTCAACCAGCCGTGGTCCTACCCGCTGATGATCGTCGGCGTGGCCGCGGTGTGCGTGGGGCTGTACCGGTTGTTCAAGCGCGCGAGGTGGTTGTAG